The stretch of DNA GGGTTTATTATATGAAAAAGACATGATGGCTGATGCAGTATAATCACCTATTCCTTTTAAAGAGTGAACTTCTTTAAAGGTAGAAGGGAATTTATTCTTGTACTCATCCCTAATGGTAATGGCTGTAGCATGTAGGTTTCTTGCTCGTGAATAATATCCTAAACCTTGCCAGAGTTTCAATACGTCTTCCTGGTTTGCATTGGCTAAGTCGCAAACGGTAGGGTAGTTTTCAACAAACTTATTATAGTAGCTTAATCCTTGATCAACGCGGGTTTGTTGTAAAATAATTTCGGATAGCCAAATGTGGTAAGGATTTTTTGTGTTTCGCCAAGGTAAATCACGTTTGTTTTGCTTGTACCAAGCTATTAAAATCCTTGAAAAATCTATCATTCATTAAATCTTATCGAAAATATCCTGTTTTTAGGCTAAAATTAGATATTGTTTTTTTTAGTATTAATTAAAACTTGTATATTTGCAGCCCTCAAAAAGATAATTAATTGAAATTTAAATAGTTAAAAGTATTTTAAAAATGACAAAAGCAGACATAGTAACGAAGATTTCAGACAAGACAGGTATAGAAAAATTAGCTGTTCAGAGAACTGTTGAAGAGTTTATGAAAGAAGTAAGAAAATCTCTAGAAGGTGGTAAAAATGTTTATCTAAGAGGGTTTGGAAGTTTTGTGGTAAAGAAAAGAGCACAAAAAACAGGTAGAAATATTTCTAAAAATACAACCATTATCATTCCAGAACACTTTATTCCTTCATTTAAACCAGCTAAATCTTTTGCTGAAAAAGTGAAGAAAAATGTGAAAACGAAATAATAGAATTTACGACATTATAATAATATAAATTAAGAAGATATGCCAAGCGGAAAAAAAAGAAAAAGACATAAGATGGCTACGCACAAGCGTAAAAAAAGACTAAGAAAAAATAGACACAAAAAGAAAAAATAATTTCTTTTGATACATTTAGGTAACATTCTTACCAAAATCTATTCGTATTATATTTTTAAATTATCTCGAAACCTTTTAAGTATTCTTAAAGGGTATTCGTGTTTTAGTACACAAATACTTTCAAATGAGTGTTGAACTAATCATCGATTCTTCACCTAAGGAAGTTGTTATTGCCATTCTGCGTGATGGAAAATTACTTGAATTACACAAGGAGAAAAACAATAATAATTTTTCGGTAGGCGACATATATTTGGCCAAGGTAAAAAAAATTATGCCTGGGCTAAATGCTACTTTCGTAAACGTTGGGTACGAAAAGGATGCCTTTTTGCATTATTTAGATTTAGGTCCAAATTTTCATTCGTTTGTAAAATATACCAAAGGAGTAACTGGTGGAGCTTTAAATAGTTCTGCTTTAGATTTTAAGTTTGAACCCGAAATTGAAAAATCAGGTAAAATTGAAAAAGTATTAAAATCGAACGAGCAGATATTGGTTCAAATTGCTAAAGAACCCATTTCTACCAAAGGTCCACGATTAAGTTCTGAAATTTCTATTGCTGGTCGATACTTGGTGTTGGTTCCGTTTGCCGACAAAGTTTCTGTTTCTCAAAAAATTAAGGATGCTGATGAACGCGATCGTTTAATACGATTAATAAAAAGTATTAAACCTAAAGGGTTTGGTGTAATTGTCCGTACGGTAGCTAAAAACAAAAAAGTGGCAGATTTACATGCCGACATGTTGGATTTAACCAATCGTTGGGAAATATGTTACAATGCACTAAAAAATGGTCATGCACCTAAAAAAGTATTGGGTGAGTTAGACCGAACATCAGCGCTGTTAAGGGATTTATTAAATAGCGATTTTAATAATATTCATGTTAACGACGAAACACTTTATGGTGAGCTAAAAACCTACTTGCATACCATTGCTCCTGATAAAGAAAAGATTGTAAAATTCTATTCGGGCAAAATGCCCATATTCGACAATTTTGGGGTTGAACGACAAATAAAATCGTTGTTTGGACGTAATGTAACCTTAAAATCGGGTATATACTTAATTATAGAACACACTGAAGCTTTGCACGTTATTGATGTAAATAGTGGGCAACGTGGAAAAAGAAAAGATAGTTCGCAAGAACAAAATGCACTTGAAGTAAACCTTGAAGCAGCCGAAGAAATTGCTCGTCAGTTGCGTTTGCGTGATATGGGAGGTATTGTGGTGGTTGATTTTATTGATATGAAAGAATCGGAAAACCGACACCTTTTGTATGAAAAAATGAAGGAATTCATGAAAGACGACCGAGCTAAACACAACATTTTGCCTCCAAGCAAATTTGGTTTAGTACAAATTACTCGTCAGCGAGTACGTCCAGAAATGGAAATAAAAACGGCTGAAAAATGCCCGAGTTGTGGTGGTAGCGGAGAAGTGCAATCGACCTTGTTGTTGGTGGATGAAATAGAGAACAACATCAGATACATTGCACAGCAATTGAAGGTGAAAAAATTAAACATTACGGTTCATCCATTTTTAGAGGCATTTATTAATAAGCGTAAAGGCTTGTTTTCATCGCTTCGAAAAGAGTGGGAGGGTAAGTTTAAATGTAGCATTGAAATTATGCCTTCATCTTCATACAATTTCTTGGAATACAAATTTTTTGATGCTAAAGACGAAGAAATTCACCTTTAATATTTAAGCTTCGGATAAAGCCCATAATGTCAAAAAAATCTAGATTTCTTTTTGGAAATGAACCATTTTAATGGCAGTAATGGCAGCTTCATCACCTTTGTTCCCATGTTTTCCACCAGAGCGGTCAATGGCTTGTTGTAAGGTGTTGTCGGTTAAAACACCAAAAATTACAGGGGTATTGTACATTAACGATACGTCTTTAATTCCTAATGCTGTAGCTTGGCATACAAAATCAAAATGTTTGGTATCGCCTTGTATTACACTACCTAAACAAATAACAGCATCAACTTCGGTTTTTTCTAAAATGGTTTGTGCAGCAACTGCTAACTCAAAACTACCTGGAACATATTTAACGTTAATGTTTTTCTTTTGTGCTCCGTGTTTAATTAACGTATCGTAAGCACCTTTTAAAAGGTTAGAGGTTATGTTGATGTTCCATTCTGCAACAACTATAGCAAAACGCATCTTTTTAGCATTTGGAATGCTATTTACATCGTAATCCGATAAATTTTTGTTTGCTGTAGCCATTATTTAATTAGATAATTCGATAGTTAAATAATGAGATATTTAAACTCGAAATTTTTTAATTACTTCTTGTAAGCTTCTGCTCTAGCTAAATATTTTTCAATAGTTCTGCCTTCGCTAGATTCAGCGTAATCGTTTTTAATTGTCGTGTAATTATCAAAAGCTTTATTAAAATCACCTTGCTCTTCGTAAACAATACCGGCTTTAAACAAATACATTGGAGTAGTTAACTCATTTTCGTTGTTGTTTGCTGCTTTTTCGTAATACT from Flavobacteriales bacterium encodes:
- a CDS encoding integration host factor subunit beta, whose product is MTKADIVTKISDKTGIEKLAVQRTVEEFMKEVRKSLEGGKNVYLRGFGSFVVKKRAQKTGRNISKNTTIIIPEHFIPSFKPAKSFAEKVKKNVKTK
- a CDS encoding Rne/Rng family ribonuclease — encoded protein: MSVELIIDSSPKEVVIAILRDGKLLELHKEKNNNNFSVGDIYLAKVKKIMPGLNATFVNVGYEKDAFLHYLDLGPNFHSFVKYTKGVTGGALNSSALDFKFEPEIEKSGKIEKVLKSNEQILVQIAKEPISTKGPRLSSEISIAGRYLVLVPFADKVSVSQKIKDADERDRLIRLIKSIKPKGFGVIVRTVAKNKKVADLHADMLDLTNRWEICYNALKNGHAPKKVLGELDRTSALLRDLLNSDFNNIHVNDETLYGELKTYLHTIAPDKEKIVKFYSGKMPIFDNFGVERQIKSLFGRNVTLKSGIYLIIEHTEALHVIDVNSGQRGKRKDSSQEQNALEVNLEAAEEIARQLRLRDMGGIVVVDFIDMKESENRHLLYEKMKEFMKDDRAKHNILPPSKFGLVQITRQRVRPEMEIKTAEKCPSCGGSGEVQSTLLLVDEIENNIRYIAQQLKVKKLNITVHPFLEAFINKRKGLFSSLRKEWEGKFKCSIEIMPSSSYNFLEYKFFDAKDEEIHL
- a CDS encoding 6,7-dimethyl-8-ribityllumazine synthase, encoding MATANKNLSDYDVNSIPNAKKMRFAIVVAEWNINITSNLLKGAYDTLIKHGAQKKNINVKYVPGSFELAVAAQTILEKTEVDAVICLGSVIQGDTKHFDFVCQATALGIKDVSLMYNTPVIFGVLTDNTLQQAIDRSGGKHGNKGDEAAITAIKMVHFQKEI